The Bacillus thermozeamaize DNA segment GCGGAAGACTTCGTCATGGCTCGATACTATATGTACAAACATGTGTACTTTCACAAAACCACCCGAAGCGCCGAACTTATTGTGGACAAAATTTTTACAAGAGCCATGGAACTGTTCCGAGAAGGAGGTGAACCAATCGATATTCCCGACGGTCTTGCGGCCATACTTGAATGCAACGGACAGATCGGCAAAGCGTTGAACCAGTACCTCGAACTCACGGATCATACCGTTTGGCATTATTTCCATGTATGGAGCAGGCATTCGGATCAAATATTGAGCGATTTATGCCAACGGTTGTTGAGAAGAAATTTTTTCAAAGAGGTTCCGCAAGTCGATAAGGACTTAACGGAACTGGCGGAGATCATCACTGATTATTTCAACGAAAAAGACAAGAAACATCTCAAGAATTATTACTACGCGAAAGACGATGCAAACAGCAGCTGGTACAAGGATTCCTATATTGGTCAAAAACCAAAATCCGATGAAAAGGCCGAAGAACGGGAAGCATCCGAATACATACTATTGTTCGACCATAAAGGAACTGGCAGAGAGTTATCCCAAGTTTCGGATATCATTAATACAATACGCAACAAACAAATCTCAATTAACCGTCTATTCATGCCGAAAGAATACATAAACGAAATTTTTGGAGGTTGAAACGGATGTTCGAAGCGGCCGGCAGCGTACTGAGTGTATTTGATGTTGTCGGCAAAGTGCATGGACGAAAGAAAATCCAAAAAATGATTTATTTGCTCAAAGTTGCCGGAACTCCGATGCCTTTCCAATATGAGTACCATCCTGAATCCGTGATCGTCCGCGGATAGTTTCGGAACCCGGTTTCTGAAACCGGTAATTTTAGTCATTTTTTCTGTGATGGTCGTAAGAACTGGCTTTTTACGATGGCAGAAGGACGCATCATAGCTTGTCAATTCAAATCCATGAATGCCAAACAGACCTGGCGGACGACAGGTCGTTCCAAAGCGTCTCCTGCATCATGCCCGTGTCATGCAAACGCCCGGTAAACCCTCTCCAACACCGATGACCAGGGACTGTGCTTTCCGAAGTTAAAGTATA contains these protein-coding regions:
- a CDS encoding phosphohydrolase; this encodes MEVYFDKKEDAILLELIDTREFQRLRHIKQLGLSSFTYPGAEHTRFAHSIGVTHLVKRFIDKICSLKEEQYRKYADELKNYRQLLLTAALLHDIGHGPFSHALEKSTGIKHELWTIEIVRGDTEINSVLQKHKIDPNEVAEIIQRTHPSKAAVKLLSSQLDADRVDYLLRDAKMTGAGYGSFDLEWLINVLRIGEHNGVVEVGLDLNKGSSIAEDFVMARYYMYKHVYFHKTTRSAELIVDKIFTRAMELFREGGEPIDIPDGLAAILECNGQIGKALNQYLELTDHTVWHYFHVWSRHSDQILSDLCQRLLRRNFFKEVPQVDKDLTELAEIITDYFNEKDKKHLKNYYYAKDDANSSWYKDSYIGQKPKSDEKAEEREASEYILLFDHKGTGRELSQVSDIINTIRNKQISINRLFMPKEYINEIFGG